The Tumebacillus amylolyticus genome contains a region encoding:
- a CDS encoding pseudouridine synthase: protein MEERLQKVLAQAGVASRRKCEEIILAGDVTVNGQVVTELGTKVNPLEDHIEVNGQSISSEKKVYILLNKPRGVVTTASDPQGRQTVIELIDVPERIYPVGRLDLDTAGLLILTNDGALANGLMHPSREINKVYKAWVKGNVKPDAIKALTNGIELEDGMTAPAKVRLLEKGELESHIELTIHEGRNRQVRRMCEAVGHPVKSLMRTQLAFLKIGRMRYGEYRELTPMEIERLYAVAGIQN from the coding sequence ATGGAAGAACGTTTGCAAAAAGTCTTGGCCCAAGCCGGTGTGGCTTCGCGTCGCAAGTGCGAAGAGATCATCTTGGCAGGAGACGTAACAGTCAATGGACAAGTGGTGACCGAACTCGGTACCAAAGTCAATCCGCTGGAAGACCATATCGAAGTCAACGGCCAATCGATCTCGTCTGAGAAGAAAGTCTACATACTCTTGAACAAGCCCCGCGGCGTCGTCACCACCGCGTCCGATCCGCAGGGCCGCCAAACCGTCATCGAACTGATCGACGTGCCGGAACGCATCTACCCGGTCGGACGTCTCGACCTCGACACGGCAGGTCTGTTGATTTTGACCAATGACGGTGCCTTGGCGAACGGCCTGATGCACCCAAGCCGCGAGATCAACAAAGTGTACAAGGCGTGGGTGAAAGGCAACGTGAAGCCGGACGCGATCAAAGCGCTCACCAACGGCATCGAATTGGAGGACGGCATGACCGCGCCGGCGAAAGTCCGCCTGTTGGAAAAAGGGGAGCTGGAGTCGCACATCGAACTCACGATCCACGAAGGCCGCAACCGCCAAGTTCGCCGCATGTGCGAAGCGGTCGGTCATCCTGTGAAATCGCTGATGCGCACCCAGTTGGCGTTTCTCAAAATCGGGCGCATGCGCTACGGAGAGTATCGGGAACTGACCCCGATGGAAATCGAGCGCCTGTACGCCGTCGCCGGGATTCAAAACTAA
- a CDS encoding YhcN/YlaJ family sporulation lipoprotein produces the protein MKSIMQAVLCLGISAGLVAGCAPSSSAGPRETNETRSDKGMNAYGAYQAPAAHRQVVTDLRVSQSGVTTRSAHGLAYELESIPAVKGAAVLVVGPDAFVGITTDPNHALTPSDEQLVRRKVFTLDSTIKSCRLTAEPRAVQYLSGYTDALEKGRPLTTYQEQFRSFVEQTFQNAAQ, from the coding sequence ATGAAATCCATCATGCAAGCGGTGCTCTGCCTTGGCATATCCGCCGGTCTCGTGGCCGGTTGCGCCCCGAGTTCGAGTGCGGGACCGCGCGAAACGAACGAAACCCGTTCGGACAAAGGCATGAACGCGTACGGAGCTTACCAAGCTCCGGCCGCTCATCGGCAGGTCGTCACCGACCTTCGTGTTTCGCAATCCGGCGTTACGACGCGTTCGGCACACGGTTTGGCGTATGAATTGGAGTCGATCCCGGCGGTCAAGGGGGCGGCTGTGCTTGTGGTCGGCCCGGATGCGTTTGTGGGGATCACGACAGACCCCAACCATGCCCTGACTCCATCGGATGAGCAACTTGTGCGTCGCAAAGTCTTCACACTCGACTCGACGATCAAAAGCTGCCGTTTGACCGCTGAGCCGCGCGCTGTCCAATACCTCAGCGGGTACACCGACGCTTTGGAGAAAGGCCGTCCTCTGACCACATACCAAGAACAATTCCGCTCGTTCGTGGAGCAGACGTTCCAAAACGCCGCGCAATAA
- a CDS encoding redoxin domain-containing protein — protein sequence MSTRSNLSRNITILVLLVAAIGIMYSVFAFTKKEPTVLEVGQAAPDFQLETLDGHKVQLSDYKGKVVLLNFWASWCEPCRQEMPDIEKAYETYKDQGLVVLGANLQENNVSIKGFADNMGMTFPILMDKDGKLAVQTYKVKPIPTSFFIDQNGILQAKAEAPMTLPFIEDNVKPLLAGTGG from the coding sequence ATGTCTACACGATCGAATCTTTCCAGAAACATCACGATCCTCGTGTTGTTGGTGGCGGCCATCGGGATCATGTACTCGGTGTTTGCCTTTACCAAAAAAGAACCCACCGTGCTCGAAGTCGGACAAGCCGCACCCGATTTTCAACTTGAGACGTTGGATGGACACAAAGTCCAACTTTCCGATTACAAAGGGAAAGTCGTGCTGCTCAACTTCTGGGCGTCTTGGTGTGAGCCGTGCCGCCAAGAGATGCCGGATATTGAAAAAGCATACGAAACTTACAAAGACCAAGGACTGGTGGTACTCGGCGCGAACCTGCAAGAGAACAACGTCTCGATCAAGGGCTTTGCTGACAACATGGGCATGACCTTCCCGATCCTCATGGACAAGGATGGCAAGCTCGCCGTTCAGACCTACAAAGTCAAGCCGATCCCGACTTCGTTCTTCATCGATCAGAACGGAATTCTGCAGGCAAAAGCCGAGGCCCCGATGACGCTCCCGTTTATCGAGGACAACGTCAAACCGCTCCTTGCTGGAACCGGGGGATGA
- the resB gene encoding cytochrome c biogenesis protein ResB, translated as MNNGKKRSVFDGIWDFFASVKVGVTIIVLLAVGSVLGTIYPQTNAIPSPNPEFYYYDTYGKLGDFYYRIGLADTFNSWWYLTLVLMLFISLIIVSIDRGIPLYKSLKRQPVARKVIGIKGDRLYTHVEGPEAQVKLDELAAKLKKRRYKVRREDGALMAEKGRLARFGAYVIHLGLIITILGVFSRLIPGWYYTDMIWLKEGETKAVGDLGFSVQNNGFTLEFYDKEQTRAKKFETDAVVFEDGKQTAAKHLAVNDYLTYKHTNIYQNSYDPQPMFRTGTIELLDTKNNNKPLGTFVLDFNDPKREYKVGDYTLTMTNYFPDIKIDPEKGVFTNSRDPYNPGIQFDITGPDQTEPARQWMLPLAGPFVKQMLGQDYRFDLQFKDVDLFHMTGLKIERDLGWWPIVFPGLIIALYGLVLAFYFQHRRVWARLEEGVLHIGATTNKNWLGITGELNKVLVPLGIEPVSQKRKEEPQQS; from the coding sequence GTGAACAACGGGAAGAAACGCTCCGTTTTTGACGGGATTTGGGACTTTTTTGCTTCCGTCAAAGTGGGGGTCACGATCATTGTCCTGCTGGCCGTCGGCTCTGTACTGGGCACGATCTACCCGCAGACCAATGCGATCCCCAGTCCCAACCCGGAATTTTATTACTATGACACATACGGCAAACTCGGCGATTTCTACTACCGGATCGGTCTGGCGGACACGTTCAATTCGTGGTGGTATCTGACGCTGGTCTTGATGCTCTTCATTTCCCTGATCATCGTTTCCATCGACCGCGGGATTCCGCTCTACAAGTCGTTGAAAAGACAACCTGTCGCCCGCAAAGTCATCGGGATCAAAGGCGACCGCCTCTACACCCATGTAGAGGGTCCGGAAGCGCAAGTCAAACTCGATGAACTGGCCGCCAAATTGAAAAAACGCCGCTACAAAGTCCGCCGTGAAGACGGAGCCCTGATGGCGGAAAAAGGGCGCCTCGCACGCTTTGGCGCCTACGTCATCCACTTGGGTCTGATCATCACGATCCTCGGTGTGTTCTCCCGCCTGATTCCGGGCTGGTACTACACCGACATGATCTGGCTCAAAGAGGGCGAGACCAAAGCGGTCGGCGACCTCGGCTTTTCCGTTCAGAACAACGGCTTCACGCTGGAGTTCTACGACAAAGAACAGACGCGCGCCAAGAAATTCGAAACGGACGCCGTCGTGTTCGAAGACGGAAAGCAGACGGCTGCCAAGCACCTCGCCGTCAACGACTATCTGACGTACAAGCACACGAACATCTACCAGAACAGTTACGACCCGCAACCGATGTTCCGCACGGGTACGATTGAGTTGCTCGATACCAAGAACAACAACAAACCACTCGGCACTTTCGTTCTGGATTTCAACGATCCCAAGCGTGAATACAAAGTCGGGGATTACACCCTGACGATGACGAACTACTTCCCGGACATCAAGATCGACCCGGAGAAGGGCGTGTTCACAAATTCGCGCGACCCGTACAACCCCGGCATTCAGTTTGACATCACCGGCCCGGATCAAACAGAACCGGCTCGTCAGTGGATGCTTCCGCTGGCCGGACCGTTCGTCAAACAGATGCTCGGCCAAGATTACCGCTTTGACCTGCAATTCAAAGATGTGGACCTGTTCCATATGACCGGCCTCAAGATCGAACGCGACCTTGGTTGGTGGCCGATCGTCTTCCCGGGCCTCATCATCGCTCTCTATGGCCTCGTCCTCGCATTCTACTTCCAACATCGCCGTGTTTGGGCTAGACTGGAAGAGGGCGTCCTGCACATCGGGGCAACTACGAACAAGAATTGGCTCGGCATAACCGGCGAACTCAACAAAGTGCTGGTGCCGCTCGGCATCGAACCGGTGTCGCAGAAGAGAAAGGAGGAGCCACAACAGTCATGA
- the ccsB gene encoding c-type cytochrome biogenesis protein CcsB, with protein sequence MMQLSSIFFGTAFFSYLAATILYVVGLTGRKMKAQSAALATFWTKWGYIVIIIGVVTQALAIATRGIYGGYTPVSNMFEYMSFWAFTIMLAFVIINAFYKVPVLGAFVAPIGLVILAYASVFPRDSKPLIPALQSYWLNIHVTTAALGEGILTISFAAGLMYLLVTSDLTKNSRTAKFLEFTVYLFFALLSFVATSLGFRAAGYEVNLTGTMGDLLYHLPPFIGTSGTELGTATHFLGLPLPFFDAPAWMHAADAGQQLNTILVTIIASLILYGLLRLLARKPISMVIQKWVRGLDADMLDELSYRAVAIGYPVFTLGALVFAMIWAQEAWGSYWSWDPKETWALITWLYYTAYLHFRLQRGWEGKKTAWMAVVGFVVILFLLVGVNLVISGLHSYAKA encoded by the coding sequence ATGATGCAGTTATCGAGTATCTTTTTCGGAACGGCCTTTTTCTCGTACTTGGCCGCTACCATTCTATACGTCGTCGGTTTGACGGGACGCAAGATGAAAGCCCAGTCGGCCGCTCTGGCGACATTTTGGACGAAGTGGGGCTACATCGTCATCATCATCGGGGTGGTCACGCAAGCGCTTGCGATTGCCACTCGAGGAATTTACGGCGGGTATACGCCGGTCTCGAACATGTTCGAATACATGAGCTTCTGGGCGTTTACGATCATGCTCGCTTTTGTTATCATCAACGCGTTTTACAAAGTTCCGGTGCTCGGCGCATTCGTCGCTCCGATCGGACTGGTTATCCTCGCGTACGCATCCGTTTTCCCGCGCGATTCCAAGCCGCTGATCCCGGCTCTGCAATCGTACTGGCTGAACATCCACGTCACCACCGCCGCACTCGGCGAAGGGATTTTGACGATCTCCTTTGCAGCAGGGCTCATGTACCTGTTGGTGACGAGCGATCTCACCAAGAACTCGCGCACCGCGAAGTTCTTGGAATTCACCGTCTATCTGTTCTTCGCCTTGCTGTCGTTCGTCGCCACCTCGCTTGGTTTCCGTGCGGCAGGTTATGAAGTCAACCTGACCGGCACGATGGGCGACTTGCTCTACCATCTGCCGCCGTTCATCGGGACGTCGGGTACGGAACTTGGCACGGCGACTCATTTCCTCGGCCTGCCGCTTCCGTTCTTCGATGCACCGGCTTGGATGCATGCAGCTGACGCAGGTCAGCAGCTCAACACCATCCTCGTCACGATCATCGCGTCGCTGATCCTCTACGGACTGCTTCGCCTGCTGGCTCGCAAGCCGATCTCGATGGTGATTCAGAAGTGGGTGCGCGGTCTCGACGCGGACATGCTGGACGAATTGTCCTACCGTGCCGTTGCGATCGGCTATCCGGTCTTCACCCTCGGGGCGCTGGTGTTCGCGATGATCTGGGCCCAAGAAGCATGGGGTTCCTACTGGTCTTGGGACCCCAAGGAAACCTGGGCTCTCATCACCTGGTTGTACTACACGGCGTACTTGCACTTCCGCCTGCAACGCGGCTGGGAAGGCAAGAAAACCGCATGGATGGCTGTCGTTGGGTTTGTCGTCATCCTGTTCTTGCTGGTCGGTGTCAACTTGGTCATCTCCGGCCTGCACTCCTACGCAAAAGCCTAA
- a CDS encoding response regulator transcription factor produces the protein MEQNPKILIVDDEDRIRRLVRMYLERNALDVEEAEDGQVALDMALENHYDLIILDLMLPSLDGRDICAQLRQQGKDVPIIMLTASGDEMNRIHGFELGADDYVVKPFSPRELVMRVKSLLKRSMATQIGEKETPAAISSVLTFKGLTINMDSRRVVCEGEEVSLTPKEYELLCYLAQRPEKVFSREELLRDVWNYQFYGDQRTVDTHIKRLREKLGKASERAASMIVTVWGVGYKFEVSE, from the coding sequence ATGGAACAAAATCCGAAAATCCTCATTGTCGACGACGAAGATCGCATCCGCCGGCTCGTGCGCATGTACTTGGAGCGCAACGCACTGGATGTCGAAGAAGCCGAGGACGGCCAAGTGGCGCTCGACATGGCACTGGAAAACCACTACGACTTGATCATCCTCGACCTCATGCTGCCAAGCCTTGACGGTCGTGACATCTGCGCTCAACTTCGCCAGCAAGGCAAGGATGTGCCGATCATCATGTTGACCGCGTCCGGCGATGAGATGAACCGCATCCACGGGTTTGAACTCGGCGCGGACGATTATGTCGTCAAACCGTTCTCACCGCGTGAACTCGTCATGCGCGTCAAATCTCTGCTTAAACGCTCCATGGCGACCCAAATCGGGGAAAAAGAAACACCCGCCGCGATTTCCAGCGTTCTGACCTTCAAAGGCCTGACCATCAACATGGACTCCCGCCGCGTGGTTTGCGAGGGCGAGGAAGTCTCGCTGACACCGAAAGAGTACGAACTGCTCTGCTACTTGGCACAGCGTCCGGAGAAAGTGTTCTCCCGCGAAGAGCTGTTGCGCGACGTCTGGAACTACCAGTTCTACGGCGACCAACGCACCGTCGATACGCACATCAAGCGTTTGCGCGAGAAATTGGGCAAAGCTTCGGAGCGCGCCGCTTCGATGATCGTCACCGTCTGGGGCGTCGGCTATAAGTTCGAGGTGTCGGAGTGA
- a CDS encoding ATP-binding protein, translated as MIRNSVVAKIWLTIISLFIVVLLLLSIFLEQLFDNYFLKSEEDRLDERMAHMAEVLTNPGYSQTEATLIINELAVEENAEKPMQIDPPSSETLIAHLKPEDLKILVSGQAVIQRGKSPYWEPKLDKTEDSFWVLQPLIVRGEVVGLLFVVQPIHAAQAVGKLRELLFFSAGLGVVLATGLAFVVSKNLSNPLLQMNKVAKQMMEGDFHGKVQVVTQDEVGMLGQSLNTLAYKLEENIDNLEREKEQLASIITSMSDGVISADLNGAITLANPQARRMIRGQWLVETGDPSGKTLPRDLYDFEQSVMKNRQILLDELHWQGRVLLITMAPLYEKDGDTLRGVVAVLRDVTEERTLDKMRKDFIANVSHELRTPLAMMQGYSEALLDEFGDDPEQRQELTQIILDETHRMRRLVNDLLDLAQLESGQFQMSEEELDMANLIRRVGRKFATVSNERGVGLDLHIDESKLPMLVYGDPDRLEQVFTNLVDNAFRHTPSGGRLTLDVTADDTLIRIAVKDTGEGIPQEDLPFVFERFYKVDKARTRSKGGTGLGLAITHNIVKSHHGDIVVESEVGKGTTFNVLLPRYNG; from the coding sequence GTGATTCGCAACAGCGTCGTCGCCAAGATCTGGCTGACGATTATCTCGCTGTTCATCGTTGTGCTGCTTTTGCTCTCGATCTTCTTGGAGCAACTTTTCGACAACTACTTCTTGAAATCGGAGGAGGACCGCCTCGACGAGCGCATGGCGCACATGGCGGAAGTCCTCACCAACCCCGGCTATTCGCAAACGGAAGCAACGTTGATCATCAACGAGCTGGCGGTGGAAGAGAATGCAGAAAAACCGATGCAGATCGACCCGCCGTCCAGCGAGACGCTCATCGCCCATCTGAAGCCGGAAGACCTCAAGATTTTGGTCTCCGGCCAGGCGGTCATCCAGCGTGGCAAATCGCCGTACTGGGAGCCGAAGCTGGACAAAACCGAAGATTCGTTCTGGGTGCTTCAACCGTTGATCGTGCGAGGAGAGGTCGTCGGGCTCTTGTTCGTCGTCCAGCCCATTCATGCGGCCCAAGCGGTCGGAAAACTTCGTGAACTGCTGTTCTTCTCGGCGGGCCTCGGGGTTGTGCTGGCGACAGGTCTTGCCTTCGTCGTCTCCAAAAACCTCTCCAACCCGCTGCTGCAGATGAACAAAGTCGCCAAGCAGATGATGGAGGGTGACTTTCACGGCAAAGTGCAAGTCGTCACCCAAGACGAGGTCGGGATGCTCGGTCAATCTCTGAACACGCTGGCGTACAAGTTGGAGGAGAACATCGACAACCTCGAGCGGGAAAAGGAACAGCTCGCGTCGATCATCACGTCGATGAGCGACGGTGTCATCTCGGCAGACCTCAACGGTGCGATTACGCTTGCCAACCCGCAAGCTCGTCGGATGATTCGCGGGCAATGGTTGGTCGAGACGGGGGACCCGTCAGGCAAGACCTTGCCGCGCGACCTCTACGATTTCGAACAATCCGTGATGAAAAACCGCCAAATCCTGCTGGACGAATTGCACTGGCAAGGCCGCGTCTTGCTCATCACGATGGCACCGCTCTATGAAAAAGACGGCGACACCCTCCGCGGGGTCGTCGCCGTCCTGCGCGACGTCACCGAAGAACGCACGCTCGACAAGATGCGCAAGGACTTCATCGCCAACGTCTCGCACGAACTGCGCACGCCGCTGGCGATGATGCAGGGGTATTCGGAAGCGTTGCTCGACGAGTTTGGGGACGACCCTGAACAACGGCAGGAATTGACGCAGATCATCCTCGACGAGACGCACCGCATGCGCCGTCTCGTCAACGACCTGCTCGACCTCGCCCAACTGGAATCCGGACAGTTTCAGATGTCGGAGGAGGAGCTCGACATGGCGAACCTCATCCGCCGTGTCGGACGCAAGTTTGCCACCGTCTCCAACGAGCGGGGCGTAGGGCTTGACTTGCACATCGATGAATCGAAACTGCCCATGCTGGTCTACGGTGATCCGGATCGCTTGGAGCAAGTGTTTACGAACCTCGTGGACAACGCATTTCGTCACACGCCGTCCGGTGGTCGTTTGACGCTTGATGTGACGGCGGACGACACGCTGATTCGCATCGCCGTCAAAGACACGGGCGAAGGCATCCCGCAAGAGGACCTGCCGTTTGTCTTTGAACGTTTTTACAAAGTCGACAAAGCCCGCACCCGCAGCAAGGGCGGCACGGGCTTGGGTCTTGCCATCACGCACAACATTGTCAAAAGCCACCACGGCGACATCGTCGTGGAGAGCGAAGTGGGCAAGGGGACGACGTTCAATGTCCTCCTGCCACGCTACAACGGCTAA
- a CDS encoding YhcN/YlaJ family sporulation lipoprotein, whose translation MKISRLLPVALSLVLATGLTGCSQKILPQALQKDTPNQRTSEGVQNQQADKSSPAEKNPNKAQVSEIRKPDYSLRAPKIADYNTSAGKTLTQQANEISNVVTRINGVERAAVLLTGKTALVGIDLADNITGSKIDTIKFSVKEAAERTGKGYRAIVSSDIDTITRTRELINAARAGKPITGLSDEIADIVSRLLPEM comes from the coding sequence ATGAAAATCTCTCGACTACTCCCTGTAGCTCTGTCGCTCGTCCTCGCGACGGGTCTTACAGGTTGCAGCCAAAAAATTCTCCCGCAAGCTTTGCAAAAAGACACGCCAAACCAACGCACGTCCGAAGGCGTGCAAAACCAGCAGGCCGACAAATCATCGCCTGCCGAGAAAAACCCGAACAAAGCGCAAGTCTCGGAGATCCGCAAGCCGGACTACTCCCTGCGCGCACCGAAGATCGCCGACTACAACACGTCTGCCGGCAAGACGCTGACTCAACAAGCCAACGAAATCTCGAACGTCGTCACGCGCATCAACGGTGTAGAACGTGCAGCCGTGCTCTTGACCGGTAAAACGGCGCTGGTCGGGATCGACCTCGCCGACAATATCACCGGCTCGAAGATCGACACGATCAAGTTTTCCGTCAAGGAAGCGGCGGAGCGCACCGGCAAGGGATACCGAGCCATCGTCTCCTCCGACATCGACACCATCACCCGCACGCGTGAGTTGATCAACGCCGCACGAGCGGGCAAACCGATCACCGGCCTCAGCGACGAGATTGCCGACATCGTCTCGCGCCTGCTCCCGGAGATGTAA
- a CDS encoding CoA-binding protein — MSNFQNPTDEELVNVLKRSKDIAVVGLSGEVTKPSHKVAEYLQSQGYELIPINPNLDSVLGRKSHKSLLDVEGNVDIVNVFRRSHELMEIVEQAIQIKAKVVWAQLEIADEAAAKRAQEAGITVVMDKCLKIEHARLLGKEKL, encoded by the coding sequence ATGTCCAATTTCCAAAATCCGACGGATGAAGAACTGGTCAACGTCCTCAAAAGAAGCAAAGACATCGCGGTGGTCGGTCTGTCCGGCGAAGTGACCAAACCGTCCCACAAAGTGGCAGAGTATCTGCAATCGCAAGGGTATGAACTCATCCCGATCAATCCGAATCTCGACTCCGTGCTCGGTCGCAAGTCGCACAAAAGTTTGCTGGATGTAGAAGGAAACGTCGACATCGTCAACGTGTTCCGTCGCAGTCATGAATTGATGGAGATCGTCGAACAAGCGATCCAAATCAAAGCAAAAGTGGTGTGGGCGCAATTGGAGATTGCCGATGAAGCGGCGGCCAAGCGAGCACAGGAAGCCGGAATTACCGTCGTGATGGACAAATGCTTGAAAATCGAACACGCCCGCTTGTTGGGCAAAGAAAAGCTCTAA
- the thiE gene encoding thiamine phosphate synthase — MDTRLYVITGHAFYKGRSLEDVIAAAIRGGADCIQLREKDYTGRQLLEAGHVLRRLTREAGVNLIINDRIDVAKAVDADGVHLGQGDLPIEVAREILGAGKIVGVSTHNVEEALAAERAGADYIGLGPMKPTQTKLDTDPVVGPAGVLAVRRAVQLPIVAIGGIKAEDTAEIIRNGANSVAVISAVVGAEDVETAARVIRGIVDRERGNRA; from the coding sequence ATGGATACAAGACTCTATGTGATAACGGGTCATGCGTTTTACAAGGGACGCTCGTTGGAAGATGTGATCGCGGCCGCCATTCGCGGCGGTGCCGATTGCATCCAATTGCGCGAGAAGGACTATACCGGGCGTCAACTGTTGGAAGCCGGACATGTGTTGCGCCGCTTGACTCGTGAGGCGGGCGTAAACTTGATCATCAACGACCGGATCGACGTGGCGAAAGCGGTCGATGCGGACGGCGTCCATCTCGGTCAAGGCGACCTGCCGATCGAAGTGGCGCGCGAGATCTTGGGCGCGGGCAAGATCGTCGGAGTCTCCACGCACAACGTCGAGGAAGCGCTGGCGGCGGAACGTGCCGGAGCCGACTACATCGGCCTCGGACCGATGAAACCGACGCAGACGAAGCTCGACACCGACCCGGTCGTCGGACCGGCGGGCGTGCTGGCCGTACGACGAGCGGTGCAACTCCCCATCGTGGCGATTGGTGGAATCAAGGCAGAAGACACCGCCGAGATCATTCGCAACGGCGCGAACTCCGTAGCGGTTATTTCCGCTGTGGTCGGAGCTGAAGATGTGGAAACTGCGGCACGTGTGATTCGCGGGATCGTGGACAGAGAGAGGGGGAACCGGGCATGA
- the thiS gene encoding sulfur carrier protein ThiS, whose product MKLIINGQEREVDNLTTLADVVGHFGLNERIIVIEHNLNIIPRELYAETAVSDGDKIEIVHFVGGGC is encoded by the coding sequence ATGAAGCTGATCATTAACGGTCAAGAGCGCGAAGTGGACAACCTGACCACGCTTGCAGACGTGGTGGGGCACTTCGGCTTGAACGAGCGCATCATCGTCATTGAGCACAACTTGAACATCATCCCCCGTGAGCTGTATGCAGAAACGGCTGTGTCCGACGGGGACAAGATCGAGATCGTCCATTTCGTCGGCGGCGGCTGCTAA
- a CDS encoding thiazole synthase, which produces MAEEHLKIGSYTFKSRLLLGTGKFSDLDVQQQAVDASETEVLTFAIRRLNIDNPDNPNFLERLDLKKYTLLPNTAGAQTAEEAVRIARLAKASGLCDMIKVEVIGDMRTLLPDPIGTLKATEMLVKEGFTVLPYTSDDPILARHLVEAGAAAIMPGASPIGSGLGLLNPHYLSFIIEEAKVPVIVDAGVGSPADVAAAMELGADAVLLNTAVAGAKNPVLMAEAMKLAIEAGRKGFLAGRIAKKRYANASSPMDMMIE; this is translated from the coding sequence ATGGCTGAAGAACATCTCAAAATTGGCTCGTACACGTTCAAATCCCGACTGTTGCTTGGAACCGGCAAGTTCTCAGACTTGGATGTCCAACAACAGGCGGTTGATGCTTCGGAAACGGAAGTGCTGACGTTTGCCATCCGTCGTCTGAACATCGACAACCCGGACAACCCGAACTTCTTGGAACGACTTGATCTCAAAAAGTACACCTTGCTCCCGAACACCGCCGGTGCTCAAACTGCGGAGGAAGCGGTTCGGATCGCCCGTCTGGCGAAAGCATCCGGACTGTGCGACATGATCAAAGTCGAAGTCATCGGGGACATGCGCACGTTGTTGCCGGACCCGATCGGCACTTTGAAAGCGACGGAGATGCTCGTCAAGGAAGGCTTCACCGTCTTGCCGTACACTTCGGACGACCCGATTCTGGCGCGTCACTTGGTGGAAGCGGGCGCTGCGGCGATCATGCCGGGCGCGTCTCCGATCGGTTCGGGCCTTGGTCTGTTGAACCCGCACTATCTGTCGTTCATCATCGAAGAAGCGAAAGTCCCGGTCATCGTCGACGCAGGCGTCGGCTCTCCGGCTGACGTCGCCGCCGCGATGGAATTGGGCGCAGATGCGGTGCTGTTGAACACGGCAGTTGCCGGCGCGAAAAACCCGGTGTTGATGGCGGAAGCGATGAAGCTCGCCATCGAAGCGGGTCGCAAAGGGTTCTTGGCAGGTCGTATCGCCAAGAAACGCTATGCGAATGCGTCCTCACCGATGGACATGATGATTGAATAG
- a CDS encoding histidinol-phosphatase HisJ family protein has translation MRTDYHVHTERGPYTVEWLEEFIRTASERGVGELGISEHGYRFAQTRPLFHNAWTDERRTEDLDEYMQMFKDAKKAGHNVKFGLELDYIPGRDAEMRDFIKSYPFDYVIGSIHWIGEDFGFDTPQYLAQWNDWDVKDAYREYFEILLQLSDSRMFDFVGHPDVIKVYGHEPDDAVFLQRWYERLAKSFATNDQVIEVSTAGWRKPVNKVYPAPNFLRACFAERVPIVLNSDAHRPEDVGADYDRAVEYIQSVGYKQIVTFSQHERTLVTLT, from the coding sequence ATGAGAACCGATTACCACGTACATACGGAACGCGGTCCGTATACGGTGGAATGGCTTGAGGAATTCATTCGCACAGCAAGCGAACGCGGTGTGGGAGAACTGGGGATCTCGGAACACGGGTACCGATTTGCTCAGACTCGCCCACTGTTTCACAACGCGTGGACAGACGAGCGGCGGACGGAAGACCTGGACGAGTACATGCAGATGTTCAAGGACGCGAAGAAAGCGGGGCACAACGTCAAGTTTGGCCTCGAGCTCGACTACATCCCCGGCCGCGATGCCGAGATGCGGGACTTTATCAAGAGCTATCCGTTCGATTATGTGATCGGCTCGATTCACTGGATCGGCGAAGACTTTGGGTTTGACACGCCGCAGTACTTGGCGCAATGGAACGACTGGGACGTGAAGGACGCGTACCGCGAGTATTTCGAAATTCTGCTGCAACTCTCCGACTCTCGGATGTTCGATTTCGTCGGGCACCCCGATGTGATCAAGGTATACGGTCACGAACCGGACGATGCGGTGTTCTTGCAACGCTGGTACGAGCGTCTGGCGAAGTCGTTTGCCACCAACGATCAGGTGATCGAAGTCTCAACGGCCGGGTGGAGGAAGCCGGTGAACAAAGTCTACCCGGCCCCGAATTTCCTGCGCGCTTGCTTTGCGGAGCGGGTGCCGATCGTCTTGAACTCTGACGCCCACCGCCCGGAGGACGTCGGAGCCGATTATGATCGCGCTGTCGAGTACATCCAGAGTGTCGGCTACAAGCAGATCGTCACATTCTCTCAACACGAGCGGACCCTCGTAACGCTCACCTAA